Proteins found in one Serinicoccus marinus DSM 15273 genomic segment:
- a CDS encoding lysylphosphatidylglycerol synthase domain-containing protein: MRRPTAHPGDRRHGPGRVILALYLVFVIGTVSRSAAQISTRFEEAPLAYALSAIAAVVYVVALVSLSLRGRAAWWVSLVALSVELVGVLVVGTWSYLAPQMFPDATVWSHFGQGYLFIPLVLPIAGLWWLLSDRGARAVSAGDAHTGPATMGRVDEGTGSVSGADGAPALRRLTWRDGLSSLLGIVVATLLIAYGLPQFLDTSWSQIGTQLGRVRPGTALVMGLLLLAGLFSYTWVLSGSLPGLGHVQALKANAVSATAANLLPLGGAVGIALMAAMFRSWGFALRAISTSLLVTGLWNVLARIALPVVGALVLVAGPVDAPEVVVRGAWVAAVLGALLVVVAGVWVLSDTVADRLAAGVRRLLGMVGRTTVRGQAPDRLLTDQRHRVAHVVRTGGLPMALGMTGQFVLLFGLYWFAARVVGLDLPLAELICAYTFRQLLTVVAVTPGGLGVTEVGTAGMLVLLGGDSGAASATALLYAIYAHVVVVPFGVAALVAWWLGPSRALAPGSAQEPSNLRT, translated from the coding sequence GTGAGGCGCCCGACGGCACATCCCGGTGACCGCCGGCACGGACCCGGCCGGGTCATCCTCGCGCTCTACCTCGTCTTCGTCATCGGCACCGTCTCGCGGTCCGCCGCGCAGATCAGCACTCGCTTCGAGGAGGCACCCCTGGCCTACGCCCTCTCCGCGATCGCGGCCGTGGTGTATGTCGTCGCGCTCGTCTCGCTGTCGCTGCGCGGCCGCGCCGCGTGGTGGGTCAGCCTGGTGGCGCTGTCGGTCGAGCTGGTCGGTGTGCTGGTCGTCGGCACGTGGAGCTACCTCGCGCCGCAGATGTTCCCGGACGCGACGGTGTGGAGCCACTTCGGCCAGGGCTACCTCTTCATCCCGCTGGTCCTGCCGATCGCCGGGCTGTGGTGGCTGCTCTCGGACCGGGGCGCCCGCGCCGTGTCGGCCGGGGACGCCCACACCGGTCCTGCCACCATGGGCCGGGTGGACGAGGGGACGGGGAGCGTGAGCGGTGCGGACGGCGCACCGGCGCTGCGTCGCCTGACCTGGCGCGACGGGCTCAGCTCGCTCCTGGGGATCGTCGTGGCGACGCTGCTCATCGCCTACGGCCTGCCGCAGTTCCTGGACACCTCGTGGTCGCAGATCGGGACCCAGCTGGGCCGGGTGCGTCCGGGGACCGCCCTGGTCATGGGGCTGCTGCTCCTCGCGGGGCTGTTCAGCTACACCTGGGTGCTCAGCGGGTCGCTCCCGGGGCTGGGCCACGTGCAGGCGCTCAAGGCCAACGCGGTCTCGGCCACCGCCGCCAACCTGCTGCCGCTGGGCGGGGCCGTGGGCATCGCCCTCATGGCCGCGATGTTCCGCTCATGGGGTTTCGCCCTGCGGGCGATCTCCACGAGCCTCCTCGTGACCGGGCTGTGGAACGTCCTGGCCCGCATCGCCCTGCCGGTCGTGGGCGCCCTGGTCCTCGTCGCCGGACCGGTCGACGCCCCCGAGGTCGTCGTCCGCGGTGCCTGGGTGGCCGCGGTCCTCGGGGCGCTGCTCGTGGTCGTGGCCGGGGTGTGGGTGCTGTCGGACACGGTGGCCGACCGACTCGCGGCAGGGGTGCGTCGTCTGCTGGGGATGGTCGGCCGGACCACCGTGCGGGGCCAGGCGCCGGACCGGCTGCTCACCGACCAGCGTCACCGGGTGGCCCACGTGGTCCGCACCGGTGGGCTCCCGATGGCCCTGGGGATGACCGGCCAGTTCGTGCTGCTCTTCGGGCTGTACTGGTTCGCCGCGCGGGTCGTCGGGCTCGACCTCCCGCTCGCCGAGCTGATCTGCGCCTACACCTTCCGCCAGCTCCTCACGGTCGTGGCGGTCACCCCCGGCGGCCTGGGCGTCACCGAGGTGGGCACCGCCGGGATGCTGGTCCTGCTCGGCGGGGACTCGGGAGCGGCGTCGGCGACGGCCCTGCTGTATGCCATCTACGCGCACGTCGTCGTGGTGCCCTTCGGCGTGGCCGCCCTCGTCGCGTGGTGGCTCGGCCCGAGCCGCGCCCTCGCTCCCGGCTCCGCTCAGGAGCCGAGCAACCTGCGCACCTGA
- a CDS encoding HNH endonuclease signature motif containing protein yields the protein MERTLTTPTGPDHHVPHPTDTCDGQDSAFAGADDHGPGGRQGVGLVLGRHPAYLSPGQIRELALTPGTTLARLLTDPADGRLIERSIAAYRPDAAMRRQVLAADVFSRAPGTRQPGAVCELDHVTPWAPEGPGGPTSETNLVALAKSPHQLKTLGRALAQINDLRDLTWTTLLGQRETTRVHDYRQHGAGPGRVSTASRTGQPGDEGADRWATGQTAPEGTAAPDLAAALDRTAPLDAARGDEHPAQRQDLHARRDLLNRAVYAALAHRGPGAFLTDADDHPGTGEHGGPLSGWMWVTRTQSGRRRDGAAPDTPTTEAVLGLDGTDTAHPTSGADQGVRAEDRRGPGRPAADRATGATGWRTSPGKPPPF from the coding sequence ATGGAGAGGACTCTGACCACCCCGACCGGCCCGGACCACCATGTCCCGCATCCGACAGACACGTGCGACGGGCAGGACTCTGCCTTCGCCGGCGCCGACGATCATGGCCCCGGCGGACGACAGGGGGTGGGATTGGTGCTCGGGCGGCATCCGGCCTACCTCTCGCCCGGGCAGATCCGGGAGCTGGCGCTGACGCCTGGCACCACCCTGGCCCGACTGCTGACCGACCCGGCCGACGGGCGGCTGATCGAGCGGTCCATCGCCGCATACCGGCCCGACGCGGCCATGCGCCGACAGGTCCTCGCCGCCGACGTGTTCTCCCGGGCACCGGGCACGCGCCAACCGGGCGCCGTGTGCGAGCTGGACCACGTCACACCCTGGGCTCCGGAGGGGCCCGGCGGACCGACGTCAGAGACCAACCTCGTCGCGCTCGCCAAGTCGCCACACCAGCTCAAGACGCTCGGGAGGGCGCTCGCCCAGATCAACGACCTGCGCGACCTCACCTGGACCACGCTGCTCGGCCAGCGCGAGACCACCCGGGTGCACGACTACCGACAGCACGGCGCCGGCCCGGGCCGTGTCTCGACTGCATCCCGCACCGGCCAGCCGGGCGACGAGGGTGCCGATCGGTGGGCGACGGGACAGACCGCACCGGAGGGGACTGCCGCACCTGACCTGGCCGCTGCGCTCGACCGGACCGCACCGCTGGACGCTGCCCGCGGTGACGAGCACCCGGCGCAGCGGCAGGACCTGCACGCACGGCGCGACCTGCTGAACCGCGCCGTCTACGCCGCTCTCGCGCACCGCGGCCCGGGTGCCTTCCTCACCGACGCCGACGACCACCCCGGGACCGGCGAGCACGGCGGCCCGCTGTCCGGCTGGATGTGGGTCACCCGCACCCAGTCCGGTCGCCGCCGGGACGGCGCAGCGCCCGACACCCCGACGACAGAGGCTGTCCTCGGCCTGGACGGGACAGACACAGCGCATCCGACGTCGGGAGCCGACCAGGGCGTCCGCGCCGAGGACCGGCGCGGACCCGGTCGGCCCGCCGCGGACCGCGCGACCGGCGCGACCGGATGGCGCACCTCACCCGGAAAGCCCCCACCCTTCTGA
- the sucD gene encoding succinate--CoA ligase subunit alpha, with protein MAIFLNNDSAVIVQGMTGSEGMKHTQRMLRSGTRVVGGVNPRKAGQTVDFEDGVQVPVFGSVSEAMEATGANVSVLFVPPAFTKAAVIEAVDAGMPLAVVITEGVPVQDTAEFFAYAQAQGGTRIIGPNCPGLISPEQSNAGIIPADITGPGRIGLVSKSGTLTYQMMYELKEIGFTTAVGIGGDPIIGTTHIDCLQAFQDDPDTEAIVMIGEIGGDAEERAAAYIKDNVTKPVVGYVAGFTAPEGKTMGHAGAIVSGSSGTAEAKKEALEAAGVKVGKTPSETAELMKEIIAGLG; from the coding sequence ATGGCGATCTTTCTGAACAACGACTCCGCCGTCATCGTGCAGGGCATGACCGGCTCCGAGGGCATGAAGCACACGCAGCGGATGCTGCGCTCGGGCACCCGCGTCGTGGGCGGGGTCAACCCGCGCAAGGCCGGGCAGACCGTGGACTTCGAGGACGGCGTGCAGGTGCCGGTCTTCGGCTCGGTGTCCGAGGCGATGGAGGCGACCGGCGCGAACGTCTCCGTGCTCTTCGTGCCGCCGGCCTTCACCAAGGCGGCCGTGATCGAGGCGGTCGACGCCGGTATGCCGCTGGCCGTCGTGATCACCGAGGGCGTGCCGGTGCAGGACACCGCGGAGTTCTTCGCCTACGCCCAGGCGCAGGGCGGCACCCGGATCATCGGCCCCAACTGCCCGGGGCTCATCAGCCCGGAACAGTCCAACGCCGGCATCATCCCCGCCGACATCACCGGGCCCGGCCGCATCGGCCTGGTGTCGAAGTCGGGCACGCTGACCTACCAGATGATGTACGAGCTCAAGGAGATCGGCTTCACCACCGCGGTGGGTATCGGCGGTGACCCGATCATCGGGACCACCCACATCGACTGCCTGCAGGCCTTCCAGGACGACCCCGACACCGAGGCGATCGTCATGATCGGTGAGATCGGCGGCGACGCCGAGGAGCGGGCCGCGGCCTACATCAAGGACAACGTCACCAAGCCGGTCGTCGGCTACGTCGCCGGCTTCACCGCGCCCGAGGGCAAGACGATGGGCCACGCCGGCGCGATCGTCTCCGGCTCCAGCGGCACCGCCGAGGCCAAGAAGGAGGCCCTCGAGGCCGCCGGGGTCAAGGTCGGCAAGACGCCCTCCGAGACCGCCGAGCTGATGAAGGAGATCATCGCCGGCCTGGGCTGA
- the pcrA gene encoding DNA helicase PcrA, producing the protein MSGLFDHLPFDAPVPSMSARAASGHADPGDGGPGGVDERGVPAWAVAGKDPADAGEDGPGARRSGPGRGQGPSVAELLAGLNEPQREAVTHHGSPLLIVAGAGSGKTRVLTHRIAYLLAERHVHPGQILAITFTNKAAAEMRERVEQLVGPRAKAMWVSTFHSACVRILRREATTAGLKSSFSIYDAADSQRLMGLVIRDLDLDPKRYPARAFLAKVSNAKNELIDDEAFAAAVGSNSYEAKVAEAYTMYQRRLRAANALDFDDIISTTVHLLRAFPAVREHYRRRFRHVMVDEYQDTNHAQYALVRELVGFEGDIVDGGSRALPPAELCVVGDADQSIYAFRGATIRNIVEFEEDYPQARTILLEQNYRSTSTILTAANAVIARNPKRREKRLWTDAGEGQRIVGYVADSEHDEASFVARRIDELADERGVRPGDVAVFYRTNAQSRALEEVLVRTGLPYKVVGGTRFYERREIKDALAYLRVIANPADDVNLRRILNTPKRGIGDRAVAAVTMLAERERIPFVAALGRAGDAPGIASRSVAAIGGFTALLEELGDLAGQEDSGIGSLLEAILDRTGYLAELRASHDPQDETRVENLTELVTVAREFDDNYPEGGLVDFLEQVSLVADADEIPEGEDGAAEGVDQGVVTLMTLHTAKGLEFPVVFLTGLEDGTFPHQRSLDDPDELEEERRLAYVGITRAREQLHLSRAGSRSAFGAPQWFPASRFLDEIPEDLVTWERTDADRMSMTGRRSAAEGIGWSGGYAGGSRGGSGWSGGGRPAAVRLDPRGSAPKRDRTQEQEAELAGLAAGDKVSHDSFGMGTVVLVEGTGNHTMAHVDFGDAGLKRLLLRVAPLVKL; encoded by the coding sequence ATGAGCGGCTTGTTCGACCACCTTCCCTTCGACGCCCCCGTGCCGTCCATGAGCGCGCGCGCGGCGAGCGGCCACGCCGACCCGGGCGACGGTGGGCCTGGTGGGGTGGACGAGCGTGGGGTGCCGGCCTGGGCCGTCGCCGGGAAGGACCCAGCCGACGCCGGGGAGGACGGGCCCGGTGCGCGGAGGTCGGGCCCCGGTCGGGGGCAGGGCCCCTCGGTGGCCGAGCTGCTCGCCGGGCTCAACGAGCCGCAGCGCGAGGCGGTGACGCACCACGGCAGCCCGCTGCTCATCGTCGCCGGGGCCGGGTCGGGCAAGACCCGGGTGCTGACGCATCGGATCGCCTACCTGCTCGCCGAGCGGCACGTCCACCCGGGGCAGATCCTGGCGATCACCTTCACCAACAAGGCCGCCGCCGAGATGCGCGAGCGGGTCGAGCAGCTGGTCGGGCCGCGGGCCAAGGCGATGTGGGTCTCGACCTTCCACTCCGCGTGCGTGCGGATCCTGCGGCGCGAGGCGACCACGGCGGGGCTCAAGAGCTCCTTCTCCATCTACGACGCCGCCGACAGCCAACGGCTGATGGGCCTGGTCATCCGTGACCTCGATCTCGACCCGAAGCGCTACCCGGCACGGGCCTTCCTCGCCAAGGTGTCGAACGCCAAGAACGAGCTGATCGACGACGAGGCCTTCGCCGCGGCCGTCGGCAGCAACAGCTACGAGGCCAAGGTGGCGGAGGCCTACACGATGTACCAGCGGCGGCTGCGGGCGGCCAACGCGCTGGACTTCGACGACATCATCTCCACCACGGTGCACCTGCTGCGGGCCTTCCCCGCCGTGCGCGAGCACTACCGGCGCCGGTTCCGGCACGTCATGGTGGACGAGTACCAGGACACCAACCACGCGCAGTACGCCCTGGTGCGCGAGCTGGTGGGCTTCGAGGGCGACATCGTCGACGGGGGCAGCCGCGCGCTGCCTCCCGCCGAGCTGTGCGTCGTCGGTGACGCGGACCAGTCGATCTACGCCTTCCGGGGCGCGACGATCCGCAACATCGTCGAGTTCGAGGAGGACTACCCGCAGGCCCGGACCATCCTGCTGGAGCAGAACTACCGCTCGACGTCGACGATCCTGACCGCCGCCAACGCGGTCATCGCCCGCAACCCCAAGCGACGGGAGAAGCGGCTGTGGACCGACGCGGGGGAGGGCCAGCGCATCGTCGGCTACGTCGCGGACTCCGAGCACGACGAGGCCTCCTTCGTCGCCCGCCGGATCGACGAGCTGGCCGACGAGCGGGGGGTGCGGCCCGGGGACGTGGCCGTCTTCTACCGCACCAACGCCCAGTCCCGTGCCCTGGAGGAGGTGCTCGTCCGCACCGGGCTGCCCTACAAGGTGGTCGGCGGCACCCGGTTCTACGAGCGGCGCGAGATCAAGGACGCGCTCGCCTACCTGCGCGTCATCGCCAACCCGGCCGACGACGTCAACCTGCGGCGCATCCTCAACACCCCCAAGCGGGGGATCGGCGACCGTGCGGTCGCGGCGGTGACGATGCTCGCGGAGCGCGAGCGCATACCCTTCGTCGCGGCGCTGGGCCGCGCCGGCGACGCGCCGGGCATCGCGTCGCGCTCGGTCGCGGCGATCGGCGGCTTCACCGCGCTGCTGGAGGAGCTGGGCGACCTCGCCGGGCAGGAGGACTCGGGGATCGGGTCGCTGCTGGAGGCGATCCTGGACCGCACCGGATACCTCGCCGAGCTGCGGGCGAGCCACGACCCGCAGGACGAGACCCGGGTGGAGAACCTCACCGAGCTGGTCACCGTGGCCCGCGAGTTCGACGACAACTACCCGGAGGGCGGTCTCGTGGACTTCCTCGAGCAGGTCTCGCTCGTGGCGGACGCCGACGAGATCCCGGAGGGCGAGGACGGGGCCGCCGAGGGGGTCGACCAGGGCGTCGTGACGCTCATGACCCTGCACACGGCCAAGGGCCTGGAGTTCCCGGTCGTCTTCCTCACCGGGCTGGAGGACGGCACCTTTCCGCACCAGCGGAGTCTGGACGACCCGGACGAGCTGGAGGAGGAGCGGCGGCTGGCCTACGTCGGCATCACCCGCGCGCGCGAGCAGCTGCACCTGTCTCGCGCGGGCAGCCGGTCGGCCTTCGGCGCACCGCAGTGGTTCCCCGCCTCGCGCTTCCTCGACGAGATCCCCGAGGATCTGGTGACCTGGGAGCGCACCGACGCCGACCGGATGAGCATGACCGGGCGGCGCTCCGCGGCCGAGGGGATCGGCTGGTCCGGAGGGTATGCCGGGGGCTCGCGCGGCGGGTCCGGCTGGTCCGGCGGCGGGCGACCGGCCGCCGTGCGGCTCGACCCCCGGGGGAGCGCGCCGAAGCGGGATCGCACGCAGGAGCAGGAGGCCGAGCTGGCCGGGCTGGCCGCCGGGGACAAGGTGTCGCACGACAGCTTCGGCATGGGCACCGTGGTGCTCGTCGAGGGCACCGGCAACCACACGATGGCCCATGTCGACTTCGGCGACGCCGGGCTCAAGCGGCTGCTGCTGCGGGTGGCGCCGCTGGTCAAGCTCTGA
- the sucC gene encoding ADP-forming succinate--CoA ligase subunit beta produces MDLFEYQARDLFEKHGVPVLAAEVVTEASEAGPAAERVGADSGGVVVVKAQVKVGGRGKAGGVKLAKSPEEAVEAAEQILGMDIKGHTVGAVMIAQGAKIAEEYYFSLLLDRTNRSLLAMCSKEGGMDIETLAEERPEALARVAVDANTGIDDAKAREIAEQAGFDTGDVDAIAPVLIRLWDVYKNEDATLVEVNPLVKTEDGTILALDGKVTLDGNADFRHEDHAALEDAASADPLENKAKGLGLNYVKLDGNVGIIGNGAGLVMSTLDVVAYAGEDHTGGTAKPANFLDIGGGASAEVMSNGLDVILGDEQVKSVFVNVFGGITACDAVANGIVKALEILGDDATKPLVVRLDGNNVEEGRAILAEAAHPLVTIEETMDGAARKAAELAAG; encoded by the coding sequence GTGGATCTGTTCGAGTACCAGGCACGTGACCTGTTCGAGAAGCACGGCGTGCCCGTGCTCGCGGCCGAGGTCGTGACCGAGGCGTCCGAGGCGGGCCCCGCGGCCGAGCGGGTCGGCGCCGACAGCGGCGGCGTCGTGGTCGTCAAGGCGCAGGTCAAGGTCGGCGGCCGGGGCAAGGCCGGCGGCGTCAAGCTCGCCAAGAGCCCCGAGGAGGCCGTCGAGGCCGCCGAGCAGATTCTCGGCATGGACATCAAGGGCCACACCGTGGGCGCGGTGATGATCGCCCAGGGCGCCAAGATCGCCGAGGAGTACTACTTCTCCCTGCTGCTCGACCGCACCAACCGCTCGCTGCTCGCCATGTGCAGCAAGGAGGGCGGCATGGACATCGAGACGCTCGCCGAGGAGCGCCCCGAGGCCCTGGCCCGGGTCGCGGTCGATGCCAACACCGGCATCGACGACGCGAAGGCCCGCGAGATCGCCGAGCAGGCCGGCTTCGACACCGGTGACGTCGACGCGATCGCCCCGGTCCTCATCCGGCTGTGGGACGTCTACAAGAACGAGGACGCCACGCTCGTCGAGGTGAACCCCCTCGTCAAGACCGAGGACGGCACGATCCTGGCGCTGGACGGCAAGGTCACCCTCGACGGCAACGCCGACTTCCGGCACGAGGACCACGCCGCCCTCGAGGACGCCGCCTCCGCCGACCCGCTGGAGAACAAGGCCAAGGGACTGGGCCTCAACTACGTCAAGCTCGACGGCAACGTCGGCATCATCGGCAACGGCGCCGGTCTGGTCATGTCGACCCTCGACGTCGTGGCGTACGCCGGCGAGGACCACACCGGTGGCACGGCGAAGCCGGCCAACTTCCTCGACATCGGCGGCGGTGCCTCCGCGGAGGTCATGAGCAACGGGCTCGACGTCATCCTCGGCGACGAGCAGGTGAAGTCGGTCTTCGTCAACGTCTTCGGCGGGATCACCGCCTGCGACGCGGTGGCCAACGGCATCGTCAAGGCCTTGGAGATCCTCGGTGACGACGCCACCAAGCCGCTCGTGGTCCGGCTCGACGGCAACAACGTCGAGGAGGGCCGCGCCATCCTCGCCGAGGCCGCCCACCCGCTGGTCACCATCGAGGAGACCATGGACGGCGCCGCCCGCAAGGCCGCCGAGCTGGCCGCCGGCTGA
- a CDS encoding DUF6350 family protein, producing the protein MTVVERARSGGRSEGAASREEIPGRGPTLTVRRLGELLGAGVAGVVCVLLGVLVVVLPTVLAWVVEQRGTASFWQTVGVGVDVWALAHRAAVRTPAAEVVIAPLLLTALFLALCWYAARQVVLSRHHLTARVPRIGGWRTAWSALGGSDGTAFVVGYVVAGLIVAHTASFGLAPVRLATLVPGVVLVPLVALGLVWWGEHRREEHPVVDAGLAFLEARTPVLVRRALPPVVEVLVGLVAVSFLLVLGLLLLRGERILTLYGSLDAGLVGTVVLTVGQLLALPNLMVWALGWTTGSGVTVGTVHVGWGETTAGDLPVLPVLGALPEPGAMPPGIWAMALVPLVAGGWLGYRAAGSASRLATWWTKAQIMLASCTAVALVVLVLSWLATGGLTPGLLGTIGVEAWRTSGLLLAELVAGGLLVLTVLHLSRRRL; encoded by the coding sequence ATGACTGTGGTGGAGCGGGCCAGGAGTGGCGGGCGATCCGAGGGTGCCGCGTCGCGGGAGGAGATCCCGGGGCGCGGTCCGACGTTGACCGTCCGGCGCCTCGGGGAGCTGCTCGGGGCAGGGGTGGCCGGGGTCGTGTGCGTCCTGCTGGGCGTGCTCGTCGTCGTGCTCCCGACGGTCCTGGCGTGGGTGGTCGAGCAACGGGGCACCGCGAGCTTCTGGCAGACGGTCGGCGTGGGGGTCGACGTGTGGGCGCTCGCGCATCGCGCCGCGGTGCGCACGCCCGCCGCCGAGGTCGTGATCGCCCCGCTGCTCCTCACGGCGCTCTTCCTCGCGCTCTGCTGGTATGCCGCGCGCCAGGTCGTCCTCAGCCGGCACCACCTCACCGCCCGTGTGCCCCGGATCGGGGGGTGGCGCACGGCGTGGAGCGCGCTGGGCGGGTCCGACGGCACGGCCTTCGTCGTGGGCTATGTCGTCGCGGGGCTGATCGTGGCGCACACCGCCAGCTTCGGGCTCGCGCCGGTGCGCCTGGCCACCCTGGTGCCCGGCGTCGTGCTCGTGCCGCTCGTGGCCCTCGGTCTCGTCTGGTGGGGGGAGCACCGGCGCGAGGAGCATCCGGTGGTGGACGCCGGTCTCGCCTTCCTCGAGGCACGCACCCCGGTGCTCGTGCGCCGCGCACTGCCGCCCGTCGTGGAGGTCCTCGTCGGGCTGGTCGCCGTCTCCTTCCTGCTCGTGCTCGGCCTGCTCCTGCTGCGGGGCGAGCGCATCCTCACCCTCTACGGCTCGCTCGACGCCGGGCTGGTCGGCACCGTCGTGCTCACGGTGGGCCAGCTGCTCGCCCTGCCCAACCTCATGGTGTGGGCGCTGGGGTGGACCACCGGGTCGGGGGTCACCGTGGGCACGGTGCACGTCGGCTGGGGCGAGACGACCGCCGGCGACCTGCCGGTGCTCCCGGTCCTCGGTGCGCTGCCCGAGCCCGGGGCCATGCCGCCGGGGATCTGGGCCATGGCGCTGGTGCCGCTGGTCGCCGGGGGATGGCTGGGCTACCGCGCGGCCGGCTCGGCCTCGCGGCTGGCGACCTGGTGGACCAAGGCGCAGATCATGCTCGCCTCGTGCACCGCGGTGGCCCTGGTGGTCCTCGTCCTGTCCTGGCTGGCGACGGGTGGCCTCACGCCCGGGCTGCTCGGCACGATCGGTGTCGAGGCGTGGCGCACGTCCGGCCTGTTGCTGGCCGAGCTGGTCGCGGGCGGCCTGCTGGTGCTGACCGTGCTCCACCTGAGCCGTCGCCGCCTCTGA
- a CDS encoding type 1 glutamine amidotransferase, giving the protein MSERTGERPEDALPDDVAALAQVPADKGEVHLVHLYPREMSIYGDLGNTRCLAARLRWHGYRPVVHDHHPGAPWPQRVDLLLGGGGQDSGQVRVTEDLERHAGRLRELAADGLPMLMICGMYQLFGEAFITVEGQRLPGLGILDVTTRGNATRMIGPVVLDTDFGSVVGYENHSGSTVLGEGQRPFGRVRHGKGNNGSDGHEGARTSNVVASYLHGPILPANPALADGLLEIAARRATGQWSPGEIDDTVATRAHEAQVRRLLGS; this is encoded by the coding sequence CCCTGGCGCAGGTGCCCGCGGACAAGGGCGAGGTCCACCTCGTCCATCTCTACCCGCGCGAGATGAGCATCTACGGCGACCTGGGCAACACCCGGTGCCTCGCGGCCCGGCTGCGCTGGCACGGCTACCGGCCCGTCGTGCACGACCACCACCCGGGTGCCCCGTGGCCGCAGCGGGTCGACCTGCTGCTGGGCGGGGGCGGGCAGGACAGCGGCCAGGTGCGGGTCACCGAGGACCTCGAGCGGCACGCCGGGCGGCTCCGCGAGCTCGCGGCCGACGGGCTGCCGATGCTCATGATCTGCGGGATGTACCAGCTCTTCGGCGAGGCCTTCATCACGGTGGAGGGCCAGCGCCTGCCCGGCCTGGGGATCCTGGACGTCACCACCCGCGGCAACGCCACTCGGATGATCGGCCCGGTCGTGCTGGACACCGACTTCGGGTCGGTCGTGGGCTACGAGAACCACTCCGGCTCGACCGTCCTCGGGGAGGGGCAAAGGCCCTTCGGCCGGGTGCGGCACGGCAAGGGCAACAACGGCTCGGACGGGCACGAGGGCGCCCGCACCAGCAACGTCGTCGCGTCCTACCTGCACGGACCGATCCTGCCGGCCAACCCGGCCCTGGCCGACGGGCTGCTGGAGATCGCCGCCCGGCGCGCCACCGGCCAGTGGTCGCCCGGGGAGATCGACGACACCGTCGCCACCCGGGCGCACGAGGCTCAGGTGCGCAGGTTGCTCGGCTCCTGA